A segment of the Candidatus Paceibacterota bacterium genome:
GGAGCAGAACCGGGCTCTCCTCACCACCGGTGAATAACTTTGGATGAGCTATAAGGCGGCCGGGATCGTGACGGTGGGTTTCATTGACACGACCTGTCCCCCGACGAGCGTCTATGCCGCCTACAACGCGCTCAAGGGCAAGAAGGAAATCTTCAACGACCCGCCCAGCGCCCACGCGATTTCACCGGGCGCAAGAGAGGCAATGCGCAGCGCCATCCTCCGGTATGCCGACAAGCTGAAGTAGTCGAGGCAAGCCTCCAGTTCTGTCTTGGCCAACGGCCGAGGTTTCTGGCGAGGGTGCCCGCCGCAGCGCCCGAGGCTTACGCACTCGTGGATCAATGAAGATCACATTGAGCGTCACCTCGTCGAACGGGTCGGCATAGGTTCGGTTGGCGGTAAAGGTCACCTCGACCGCAACGTTGGCTTCCGTCCGCAGGCTAAGTTCGCTGGGCGCAGCGGAGACCGGCGCGCCCGGCAACAAGGCCAAGGCCAGAGCCAGGTTGCGCTGCAAGGGCGGGGCGGAGCCAGATAGTCGGAAGCCGAAGACTCCGCTCCCGGACCGAATCACCGAGTTGTTGTGGGGCGTGGCGCCACGACCATGAAACAGCAGCCGGCATTTGGAGACCGGAAATCAGCCCGCTCCCTGCGCGACGCGCATCTCCCGCTTTTCGGGGCGCGGAAATTCTTGTCCGCATAAGCGTTGGCCGGCTCATGAGGGCGGACAAGTTGTCCGTGCCGCGTTCTCTGGGGTTGTGCCAGTGACCAGTGAACAGTGAACAGTGGTCAGAAGGTGTCACGTGTCCAGTCGGCCGGCCAGTTGACGGGCGGCTCCGGCAGGATCGGCCTGGCGCGTAGGTCATTGCAGCCGTTCCAGAGGCGGTTGTTAAGGCTGGCTTGAGCAGGCTTCATGGATTCGACGTGGCCATCACAGAAACCGGTATTGGCGCGTCCGAGGTGGCGGGAAGAGAGGAAGGAGACGTAATCGTAGAAGGCCCAAGCCTCCAGCGTTCAGTCTTCGTCTCTGACCGGCTTGACCGCCCAATCGGGATAGGGCACGTCCGGCCCCTTCATGGCACGCCAAAGAATGCGGTTGAAAACATCCTCCGGACAACGGTCCACTTCCTCAAACGGCAGGCGACTGGAGGTGAGGGCGTCGTGACGCAGCACCGGGTCGGAGACCTGCCCGGGCTCGGGATTCAATTGATCGAGCGGCACCCGGTTAGGGACGCTCGTGAACGGGGTCAGGTCCGCTTTCCCGGTAAAACAGTCGGTCATCGGCGTGGCCGTGGCATCCAGGTGGTTCATCGGCGGCAATCCAAGAATCAGCTCCATAGTCCGCATAAGGCTCGTCTGGTTGTATTGCGTGCTGATGGTCTGCCGGCGCTTGGTGTAAGGACTGACGACGTAGCAGGCGGTGCGATAACCGCTCACATGATCCCAGCCATTCTGTGGATCGTCCTCAATCGTGAAAACGCAGGTCTCCGGCCAGAACCGGCTGTGACTGACAGCCTCCAGGATCAGGCCCAGGGCCAGGTCATTATCGGCCATCTGCGCGCCCGGGGTGGGATACCGGCTGCGCGTGCCGGCAGTGTGGTCATTGGGCAGAAAGAGAATCACCAGATCAGGAAACCACCCCCGGGCCTCGAACTCACGCAGTTCCCGAATGAACTCGGCCGCGCGCATCACATCCGGCACCCTCAAGTTCCAGCCGAGGGTGTTGGTGTTGCTGTACGGCCGGAGAGTCTCGATGGCCGGTCGGCTGCGAATCTGCAGGGCCCCCGCCCCGGTTTGGAACTCCCGCCAGAAATCAAGCCAGGTGGCAGAATCCTTGCGGTTGCGGTCCTTCCAGCCGGCCTCGGAGAGCATCCACTCGCCATAGTTGCGGAAGGTCTTCCCGTGCGCCAGGGCGTTGTCCCAGATGAATCCGGAGGAGGCCCAGGCCAACGCGTCGGCGCCGTCCTCGGTCTTGCCCCCCGGGTAACTGCGCGGGGTGTCGGAGGTGATCTGGCGCTCCATGTACTCGTTGGCAATCGCGCTGTCGGTCCATTGGTGTCCGTCTGCGCTTTGGACGCCGGAACAATACGTGTTGTCGAGCAGGACGAATTCGCGCGCGATCTTGTGCTGGTTGGGGGTGTAGGTCTCGCCGAAGATGCATAGGGCGGGGTCTCCGTTGCCCTCCGTCATGTCGCCCAGGAGCTGATCGTATGTGCGGTTCTCCTTAATGATGTAGATCACATGTTTGAACACGCTCGGTTCGCCCACCCGCTCAGGCACGGGCCGGGCCGGCACGCCGGTCCGGGCTGGCAGGCGTGCTGCCGCCAGCCTCGGGTAATGCATGTTCCGCAACGCGCGCTTCGTGAGAGCCGACAATGCCTTCTTCGTCGGCACCGGAATCAGGGAAACAGTACCGAAGAAGTCCTTGGTATTCAGCTTTACCGCCTCATGCGGCTCAAAGACTTTGGTGGCCCCAATGCCTTTCATGTTGGCGACGCAGAGTGTCTTGCGGTTCGTGTCATACTGAATCGCACCGGGGAACCAGCCCGTCGGGATCAGCCCCAGCATCTTCGAGGCGTTGGCCTCCGGCTCGAACCGGATCACCGCCACTGCGTTCTGCGTGCCGTTGCACACATAGAGGCGCCGCCCGGTCCGGTCGAAGGCGAGCGCGTTGGGCTGCGCGCCGAACAGGTCGGCGGGAGTCTGGCGCGCCCAGACCTTCTCCACGATCCGATCCGTGGCAGTCTCAATCACGTTGAGCGTGTCGCTGCCGCTGTTGGCGACCACCACGTACTGGCTGTTCGGGGAGACTGCCAGCGCGGATGCGTGCAGCCCGACCAGGATTTCGGACTTCACCTTTCCTGCGGTCAGGTCAATAACCGTCACTGAGCCCTCGCTGGCAATGTGCCGGACCGGGTCCACCCGGACAGTCGTGCCTTTCCCTGCAGGGGCGACCAGATCGCCTGCCTCCGGGCGACGCCCACCCAGGTTGCTGACGTAAGCCTTGTCACCCGCCAACACGACGTCGAACGGCGCCGCGCCCGTCTTCCACGAGCGCAGGATCTTTCCGGACTCCGCATCCAGCTCATGGAGCCGGTTGCCCAGATTGCCTGCGACATACAGCCGCTTGCCGTCCGGCGAAACGGCGATGCCGGTCGGGATCTCATGCTTCTGATGCGGGACATTGGCATTCGGGACGGCAAGCAACTTTGGCTGGCCTGCCTGGCCCAGGCGATCAATCGGAAACACCCAAACATTCCCGCCAGTAGTCGAAAGGTAAACCCGCCGGCTATCCGGGGAAAAGGTAAGCCCTGTGAAACTCATCTGACCGGTGACAGTCTCGGAGCTGTCCTTAGCTTTGGGGGTGGAGAGTTGCACCGTCTGCAGGATGCGGCCGTCGGCCGGATCAATGAGCACCAGTGTTTGATTCTTCCCCCCGGTCGCCAGTAGGTTGCCATTCGGACTTAACGCAAGCGCCTGCGGACGCATCCCCGGCAACTCAATCTGCCGGCCAGTGGGGGTCAGTAATTGCCCGGTAGGGACCTGATAGATGTTTGCCCCCACGCGTCCGACATGTTGCGGCTGCACCAGTGATCCGGGTGCTTCATCCAAATCGCGGATGCATCCGGACAAAAGGACCGTGAGTGCCATGCTTAAGGCGCAGCTCAGCCGACAAAAATCAATTTGGCGCATTCTCCATATCTTAACCCAATAGTCCGGTGAAGCGTCAACCTCGTTGGCCAAGCGGCTAAACCAGGCTGACGGCAGGTCTTTACCGC
Coding sequences within it:
- a CDS encoding acetylxylan esterase, encoding MSYKAAGIVTVGFIDTTCPPTSVYAAYNALKGKKEIFNDPPSAHAISPGAREAMRSAILRYADKLK
- a CDS encoding beta-propeller fold lactonase family protein, with amino-acid sequence MALTVLLSGCIRDLDEAPGSLVQPQHVGRVGANIYQVPTGQLLTPTGRQIELPGMRPQALALSPNGNLLATGGKNQTLVLIDPADGRILQTVQLSTPKAKDSSETVTGQMSFTGLTFSPDSRRVYLSTTGGNVWVFPIDRLGQAGQPKLLAVPNANVPHQKHEIPTGIAVSPDGKRLYVAGNLGNRLHELDAESGKILRSWKTGAAPFDVVLAGDKAYVSNLGGRRPEAGDLVAPAGKGTTVRVDPVRHIASEGSVTVIDLTAGKVKSEILVGLHASALAVSPNSQYVVVANSGSDTLNVIETATDRIVEKVWARQTPADLFGAQPNALAFDRTGRRLYVCNGTQNAVAVIRFEPEANASKMLGLIPTGWFPGAIQYDTNRKTLCVANMKGIGATKVFEPHEAVKLNTKDFFGTVSLIPVPTKKALSALTKRALRNMHYPRLAAARLPARTGVPARPVPERVGEPSVFKHVIYIIKENRTYDQLLGDMTEGNGDPALCIFGETYTPNQHKIAREFVLLDNTYCSGVQSADGHQWTDSAIANEYMERQITSDTPRSYPGGKTEDGADALAWASSGFIWDNALAHGKTFRNYGEWMLSEAGWKDRNRKDSATWLDFWREFQTGAGALQIRSRPAIETLRPYSNTNTLGWNLRVPDVMRAAEFIRELREFEARGWFPDLVILFLPNDHTAGTRSRYPTPGAQMADNDLALGLILEAVSHSRFWPETCVFTIEDDPQNGWDHVSGYRTACYVVSPYTKRRQTISTQYNQTSLMRTMELILGLPPMNHLDATATPMTDCFTGKADLTPFTSVPNRVPLDQLNPEPGQVSDPVLRHDALTSSRLPFEEVDRCPEDVFNRILWRAMKGPDVPYPDWAVKPVRDED